Genomic DNA from Prunus persica cultivar Lovell chromosome G1, Prunus_persica_NCBIv2, whole genome shotgun sequence:
TATGCTTTttgtattataaaaaaaggtagtctttataattttttttatactactTTCCTCTTTATATCCCTCGTTTATACGAATCACAGTTTGATacatatgtaaaaataattcatcaaaaacataaaaagaaattttttttgcatacATATCACATTGAGCttgtacaaaaaaaatttcctcaCATACACTACTAAAATGTCATGAAATtcgaaaataatattattgattTGTAAGTCAAGTCTTGTTTTTTAAAGGACTAGACTGGTTGGctctttataaaatataattaaaaagcccaaattagaaaacaatcaattttgtttcttttagtACAACACGAAGACCCAACAGAGAGAAACAGATTCTCGAAAGATATGAATCATGTCAAGGAAAAATGAGGGTGGGTGGTGAGAGTGCAAGGCGCACTAGCAGACATATGGGCCCCATCATCATCACTCTCTCCACCACCTCTTCAACCTACCCCTCCCTCCCTTCCGTCTTTGCTCTGCTTTTGCCTTTGCATTCTTCCCCTTCTTCCTTTGTGGTCCATCTATTATACACAACtctcaaacaaacaaacaaattcccACAACTCTCAAACTCCCagtcttttctctctcaaaccCACAATTTCTTCAACCTTAATTTCTTTGACCTCTTCAAAATCTTCAACCTTTTCTCCTGTCTCTCTCTTGATCAATTCATGGAAGGCACACTTGGGTTacttggtggtggtggtgggtctTCCGGGGGCTCATCAAATGAGTCAGCAATGTCaaaggtggaggtggtggagcAAGACTACGTGGGGATGTCATCTGAGGCAACCTCATACCCAGCTGAGGCAGAGCTTGAGCTGGGCCTGGGCCTTGGCCTGAGccttggtggtggtggaggtggtggtgcaGGGAAGCAGCCAAAGCCATGTGCATGGGGTGAGCGTGGTAGAATCTTGACTGCTAAAGACTTCCCTTCCATGGTGGGCTCTGCAGTTCCTTCTTCTAGGTTCTCTCACAGACCCAATGCTTCTTCTGCTGTTGCTGTTTCTGGGACTAAGAGAGCTGCTGACTCTGTTTCTCAAGACGGTGGCTCTCCCACTGCTGTAAGGTGAGGCTATTCATGGAAAGCAagctctttttatatatatatttattcataaaaaagtataaatttttaCTCTTATATTCTTGTGTTTGACTGCTGAGAAAACTGAGAAATTGCACGttctcttcttgtttttgtgtCCAGTCCAGGAAAATAGAAAACTTAAGAAAAACCAAGTAGCTGTGTTCGCTTGGCTTATTTTATGCCCtcttaagaaaaatttaaaagaattttttttaataacaattttctgtttcatatatttattttcttttttcttgattaATATTGGTCAGTCTGTAATCTTTTTCATATTGCATCTAGTACTTAATCTGTTTTTGACTATTGaattatagaaaaaagaaCTATAATCTTTCACTCTCTTTATCTAGtcctaaatattttatttaaatttattgtgTTTTATATGTCATTAAATTGTAGTATTATACTCTGTTGAATGCCCGCtatgtattttatcaaaaagttctggaaaaaaaacagagaatgtGTTGTTTATTCTGACAATTAAGGTTATGAATGCTCTGTATCTCTGGTTTTGTATTTTGGATCATTGATGGTTGTATTTTGTGTTATGAAAGCAGTCAAGTTGTGGGATGGCCACCTATTAGTGCTGCAAGGTTGAATAGCTTGGTTAACCAAGCAAAGACTGCAAGGGCTGAAGATGACAAGGAAGACGGGGAAAAATCT
This window encodes:
- the LOC18792834 gene encoding auxin-responsive protein IAA13 gives rise to the protein MRVGGESARRTSRHMGPIIITLSTTSSTYPSLPSVFALLLPLHSSPSSFVVHLLYTTLKQTNKFPQLSNSQSFLSQTHNFFNLNFFDLFKIFNLFSCLSLDQFMEGTLGLLGGGGGSSGGSSNESAMSKVEVVEQDYVGMSSEATSYPAEAELELGLGLGLSLGGGGGGGAGKQPKPCAWGERGRILTAKDFPSMVGSAVPSSRFSHRPNASSAVAVSGTKRAADSVSQDGGSPTAVSQVVGWPPISAARLNSLVNQAKTARAEDDKEDGEKSKDTSKKKINMGNKTTAKDKGRLGFVKVNMDGIPIGRKVDMNAHSCYETLAQTLEDMFFSPTTAIGGDKEQATKPSKLLDGSSEFVLTYEDKEGDWMLVGDVPWGMFISSVKRLRIMRTSEANGLAPRFQESSERRRNKPI